From Mus musculus strain C57BL/6J chromosome 17, GRCm38.p6 C57BL/6J, the proteins below share one genomic window:
- the Bicral gene encoding BRD4-interacting chromatin-remodeling complex-associated protein-like isoform X1 has translation MHVLHDAVCGVSGDQKRASDHWNWSRQARPKFEVDEQARPPPPPPPPLVRWRRNPVDKALLFHDVVMDDDDDSCLLDLIGDPQALNYFLHGPSSKSGSDDVTNAGYSAANSNSIFANSTNADPKSALKGVSDQLGEGPSDGLPLASSLQFLEDELESSPLPDLSEDQPFDILQKSLQEANITEQTLAEEAYLDASIGSSQQFAQAQLHPSSSASFTQASNVSNYSGQTLQPIGVTHVPVGASFASNTVGVQHGFMQHVGISVPSQHLPNSSQISGSGQIQLIGSFGNQPSMMTINNLDGSQIILKGSGQQAPSNVSGGLLVHRQTPNGNSLFGNSTSSPVAQPVTVPFNSTNFQASLPVHNIIIQRGLAPNSNKVPINIQPKPVQMGQQSAYNVNNLGIQQHHAQQGISFAPTSSPQGSVVGPHMSVNIVNQQNTRKPVTSQAVSGTGGSIVIHSPMGQPHTPQSQFLIPTSLSVSSNSVHHVQAINGQLLQTQPSQLISGQVASEHVMLNRNSSNMLRTNQPYSGQMLNNQNTAVQLVSGQTFATSGSPVIVNHASPQIVGGQMPLQQASPTVLHLSPGQSSVSQGRPGFATMPAVSGMAGPARFPAVSSASTAHPTLGPTVQSGAPGSNFTGDQLTQANRTPAPVSVSHRLPVSASKSPSTLSNTPGTQQQFFCQAQKKCLNQTSPIPTSKTTDGLRPSQIPGLLSTALPGQDSGSKIMPATLGATQAQPESSVGSSPSQTAVQVDSHPGQKRPAAKQLTKGAFILQQLQRDQAHAVTPDKSQFRSLNDTVQRLLSYHVCQGSMPTEEDLRQVDNEFEEVATQLLKRTQAMLNKYRFLLLEDAMRINPSAEMVMIDRMFNQEERASLSRDKRLALVDPEGFQADFCCSFKLDEAVPETPLDRSDQHRSKTSSLHQVPRAQSRDRAKPGMAEATNHDQFHLVPNHIVVSAEGNISKKSEGHSRTLKFDRGVLGQYRGPPEDKGGRRDPAKVSRCSPGPEGHRKSLPRPDHGSESKLPGVLASSHMEMPCLDSFQDKALRNSPKNEVLHTDIMKGSGEPQPDLQLTKSLEKTFKNILELKNSGRPPSDPTASGAADLDFPSFSPMASQENCLEKFIPDHSEGVVETDSILEAAVNSILEC, from the exons TTGTCATGGATGATGACGATGACTCCTGTCTCCTCGATCTTATTGG agacccacaagcattgaaCTATTTTCTGCACGGACCTAGCAGTAAATCG GGCAGCGATGATGTGACGAACGCAGGGTATTCTGCAGCCAATTCTAATTCAATTTTCGCCAACTCCACG AACGCTGACCCTAAATCGGCCCTCAAAGGTGTGAGTGACCAGCTTGGGGAGGGGCCCAGTGATGGGCTGCCGCTTGCAAGCAGCCTTCAGTTTCTTGAAGATGAACTTGAGTCTTCACCTCTCCCCGATCTCAGCGAGGACCAACCCTTTGACATTCTTCAGAAATCCTTGCAGGAGGCTAATATCACTGAACAGACATTGGCAGAAGAGGCGTACCTGGATGCCAGTATAGGCTCAAGCCAACAGTTTGCACAAGCCCAGCTTCATCCTTCTTCATCAGCATCCTTTACTCAGGCTTCTAATGTTTCTAATTACTCAGGTCAGACACTGCAGCCTATCGGGGTGACTCACGTGCCTGTTGGAGCATCGTTTGCAAGCAATACAGTGGGTGTGCAGCATGGCTTTATGCAACACGTGGGGATCAGTGTTCCCAGCCAGCATTTGCCTAACAGCAGCCAGATTAGTGGCTCCGGTCAGATACAGTTAATCGGGTCCTTCGGTAATCAGCCTTCCATGATGACTATAAATAACCTCGATGGCTCTCAAATCATACTGAAAGGCAGTGGGCAGCAAGCCCCATCTAATGTGAGTGGGGGGCTTCTGGTTCACAGACAGACTCCTAACGGCAACTCTCTGTTTGGGAACTCCACTTCCAGTCCTGTAGCACAGCCTGTCACCGTTCCATTTAACAGCACAAATTTCCAGGCATCTTTACCCGTGCATAACATCATTATTCAAAGGGGTCTTGCACCAAATTCAAATAAAGTCCCAATTAATATCCAGCCAAAGCCGGTCCAGATGGGTCAGCAGAGCGCGTACAATGTGAACAACCTTGGGATCCAGcagcaccatgcccagcaggGGATCTCCTTCGCCCCCACAAGCTCGCCCCAGGGCTCCGTGGTTGGGCCGCACATGTCTGTGAACATTGTCAACCAACAGAACACGAGAAAGCCTGTCACCTCGCAGGCAGTGAGCGGCACAGGGGGCAGCATCGTCATCCATTCCCCCATGGGCCAGCCTCACACTCCCCAAAGTCAGTTCCTTATACCCACAAGCCTTTCTGTCAGCTCCAACTCGGTGCACCATGTCCAGGCTATAAACGGGCAGCTGCTTCAGACTCAGCCCTCCCAGCTCATCTCTGGCCAAGTGGCCTCTGAGCATGTCATGCTGAACAGGAATTCCTCTAACATGCTCAGGACCAACCAACCATATTCCGGACAGATGCTTAATAACCAGAATACCGCCGTCCAGCTGGTGTCTGGGCAGACTTTTGCCACCTCTGGAAGTCCAGTGATAGTCAACCACGCCTCTCCTCAGATCGTCGGGGGACAGATGCCCTTGCAGCAGGCCTCACCCACCGTGTTACACCTGTCACCTGGGCAGAGCAGTGTTTCCCAGGGAAGGCCAGGCTTCGCCACCATGCCCGCGGTGAGCGGCATGGCAGGACCCGCTCGGTTCCCCGCCGTCAGCTCAGCTAGCACTGCTCATCCTACTCTTGGGCCTACGGTGCAGTCGGGGGCACCGGGATCAAACTTTACGGGAGACCAGCTGACACAAGCCAACAGAACGCCAGCGCCCGTCAGTGTGTCCCACCGtcttccagtctctgcttccAAATCCCCCAGCACCTTGAGCAACACCCCGGGGACACAGCAGCAGTTCTTCTGTCAG GCTCAGAAGAAGTGTTTGAACCAGACCTCCCCCATTCCCACATCCAAGACCACAGACGGCTTGAGGCCATCACAGATCCCTGGGCTCTTGAGCACCGCACTGCCAG GACAGGATTCTGGAAGCAAAATTATGCCAGCGACCTTGGGGGCCACACAGGCACAACCAGAAAGCTCAGTTGGATCATCCCCGAGCCAGACAGCTGTGCAG GTGGATAGTCATCCAGGACAGAAAAGGCCTGCTGCCAAACAGCTGACTAAAGGAGCTTT CATCCTCCAGCAGTTACAGAGGGACCAAGCCCATGCTGTGACACCCGACAAAAGCCAGTTCCGGTCACTAAATGACACGGTGCAGAGACTGCTCTCCTACCACGTGTGCCAGGGCTCCATGCCCACGGAGGAAGACCTGAGGCAAG tggaCAATGAATTTGAAGAGGTCGCCACTCAGCTCCTCAAAAGGACCCAAGCTATGCTGAACAAATACAGATTCCTGCTCCTAGAAGACGCCATG AGGATCAACCCCTCTGCAGAGATGGTGATGATTGACAGGATGTTCAACCAGGAGGAAAGAGCTTCCCTGTCGAGGGACAAGCGTCTGGCGCTCGTAGATCCTG AGGGTTTTCAGGCCGATTTCTGTTGTTCCTTCAAACTTGACGAAGCTGTACCTGAGACCCCGCTTGACAGGAGTGACCAGCATCGCAGCAAAACCAGCTCGCTCCATCAGGTGCCCAGGGCCCAAAGCAGAGACCGagccaagccaggcatggcagaagCAACGAATCATGACCAGTTTCATCTAGTGCCTAACCACATCGTGGTCTCTGCAGAGGGAAACATTTCTAAAAAGTCAGAAGGCCACAGTAGAACACTGAAATTTGACAGAGGGGTCTTAGGCCAATACCGGGGTCCGCCTGAGGACAAGGGCGGCCGGAGGGACCCTGCCAAGGTCAGCAGGTGCTCTCCGGGCCCCGAGGGCCACCGCAAAAGCTTGCCCAGGCCAGATCACGGCTCTGAGAGCAAGCTCCCCGGCGTCCTGGCCAGCTCGCACATGGAGATGCCCTGTCTCGACTCCTTCCAGGACAAAGCGCTGAGGAATTCCCCAAAGAATGAGGTTTTACACACAGACATCATGAAAGGGTCGGGTGAGCCCCAGCCAGATCTCCAGCTCACCAAGAGCCTAGAGAAAACCTTTAAGAACATCCTGGAACTCAAGAACTCGGGGCGGCCGCCAAGCGACCCTACGGCCAGCGGTGCGGCGGACCTGGACTTCCCCAGCTTTTCTCCAATGGCTTCGCAGGAAAACTGCCTAGAAAAATTCATCCCGGACCACAGTGAAGGCGTTGTAGAAACGGACTCCATTTTAGAAGCAGCTGTAAATAGTATTCTAGAGTGTTAA
- the Bicral gene encoding BRD4-interacting chromatin-remodeling complex-associated protein-like isoform X4 codes for MVVMDDDDDSCLLDLIGDPQALNYFLHGPSSKSGSDDVTNAGYSAANSNSIFANSTNADPKSALKGVSDQLGEGPSDGLPLASSLQFLEDELESSPLPDLSEDQPFDILQKSLQEANITEQTLAEEAYLDASIGSSQQFAQAQLHPSSSASFTQASNVSNYSGQTLQPIGVTHVPVGASFASNTVGVQHGFMQHVGISVPSQHLPNSSQISGSGQIQLIGSFGNQPSMMTINNLDGSQIILKGSGQQAPSNVSGGLLVHRQTPNGNSLFGNSTSSPVAQPVTVPFNSTNFQASLPVHNIIIQRGLAPNSNKVPINIQPKPVQMGQQSAYNVNNLGIQQHHAQQGISFAPTSSPQGSVVGPHMSVNIVNQQNTRKPVTSQAVSGTGGSIVIHSPMGQPHTPQSQFLIPTSLSVSSNSVHHVQAINGQLLQTQPSQLISGQVASEHVMLNRNSSNMLRTNQPYSGQMLNNQNTAVQLVSGQTFATSGSPVIVNHASPQIVGGQMPLQQASPTVLHLSPGQSSVSQGRPGFATMPAVSGMAGPARFPAVSSASTAHPTLGPTVQSGAPGSNFTGDQLTQANRTPAPVSVSHRLPVSASKSPSTLSNTPGTQQQFFCQAQKKCLNQTSPIPTSKTTDGLRPSQIPGLLSTALPGQDSGSKIMPATLGATQAQPESSVGSSPSQTAVQVDSHPGQKRPAAKQLTKGAFILQQLQRDQAHAVTPDKSQFRSLNDTVQRLLSYHVCQGSMPTEEDLRQVDNEFEEVATQLLKRTQAMLNKYRFLLLEDAMRINPSAEMVMIDRMFNQEERASLSRDKRLALVDPEGFQADFCCSFKLDEAVPETPLDRSDQHRSKTSSLHQVPRAQSRDRAKPGMAEATNHDQFHLVPNHIVVSAEGNISKKSEGHSRTLKFDRGVLGQYRGPPEDKGGRRDPAKVSRCSPGPEGHRKSLPRPDHGSESKLPGVLASSHMEMPCLDSFQDKALRNSPKNEVLHTDIMKGSGEPQPDLQLTKSLEKTFKNILELKNSGRPPSDPTASGAADLDFPSFSPMASQENCLEKFIPDHSEGVVETDSILEAAVNSILEC; via the exons ATGG TTGTCATGGATGATGACGATGACTCCTGTCTCCTCGATCTTATTGG agacccacaagcattgaaCTATTTTCTGCACGGACCTAGCAGTAAATCG GGCAGCGATGATGTGACGAACGCAGGGTATTCTGCAGCCAATTCTAATTCAATTTTCGCCAACTCCACG AACGCTGACCCTAAATCGGCCCTCAAAGGTGTGAGTGACCAGCTTGGGGAGGGGCCCAGTGATGGGCTGCCGCTTGCAAGCAGCCTTCAGTTTCTTGAAGATGAACTTGAGTCTTCACCTCTCCCCGATCTCAGCGAGGACCAACCCTTTGACATTCTTCAGAAATCCTTGCAGGAGGCTAATATCACTGAACAGACATTGGCAGAAGAGGCGTACCTGGATGCCAGTATAGGCTCAAGCCAACAGTTTGCACAAGCCCAGCTTCATCCTTCTTCATCAGCATCCTTTACTCAGGCTTCTAATGTTTCTAATTACTCAGGTCAGACACTGCAGCCTATCGGGGTGACTCACGTGCCTGTTGGAGCATCGTTTGCAAGCAATACAGTGGGTGTGCAGCATGGCTTTATGCAACACGTGGGGATCAGTGTTCCCAGCCAGCATTTGCCTAACAGCAGCCAGATTAGTGGCTCCGGTCAGATACAGTTAATCGGGTCCTTCGGTAATCAGCCTTCCATGATGACTATAAATAACCTCGATGGCTCTCAAATCATACTGAAAGGCAGTGGGCAGCAAGCCCCATCTAATGTGAGTGGGGGGCTTCTGGTTCACAGACAGACTCCTAACGGCAACTCTCTGTTTGGGAACTCCACTTCCAGTCCTGTAGCACAGCCTGTCACCGTTCCATTTAACAGCACAAATTTCCAGGCATCTTTACCCGTGCATAACATCATTATTCAAAGGGGTCTTGCACCAAATTCAAATAAAGTCCCAATTAATATCCAGCCAAAGCCGGTCCAGATGGGTCAGCAGAGCGCGTACAATGTGAACAACCTTGGGATCCAGcagcaccatgcccagcaggGGATCTCCTTCGCCCCCACAAGCTCGCCCCAGGGCTCCGTGGTTGGGCCGCACATGTCTGTGAACATTGTCAACCAACAGAACACGAGAAAGCCTGTCACCTCGCAGGCAGTGAGCGGCACAGGGGGCAGCATCGTCATCCATTCCCCCATGGGCCAGCCTCACACTCCCCAAAGTCAGTTCCTTATACCCACAAGCCTTTCTGTCAGCTCCAACTCGGTGCACCATGTCCAGGCTATAAACGGGCAGCTGCTTCAGACTCAGCCCTCCCAGCTCATCTCTGGCCAAGTGGCCTCTGAGCATGTCATGCTGAACAGGAATTCCTCTAACATGCTCAGGACCAACCAACCATATTCCGGACAGATGCTTAATAACCAGAATACCGCCGTCCAGCTGGTGTCTGGGCAGACTTTTGCCACCTCTGGAAGTCCAGTGATAGTCAACCACGCCTCTCCTCAGATCGTCGGGGGACAGATGCCCTTGCAGCAGGCCTCACCCACCGTGTTACACCTGTCACCTGGGCAGAGCAGTGTTTCCCAGGGAAGGCCAGGCTTCGCCACCATGCCCGCGGTGAGCGGCATGGCAGGACCCGCTCGGTTCCCCGCCGTCAGCTCAGCTAGCACTGCTCATCCTACTCTTGGGCCTACGGTGCAGTCGGGGGCACCGGGATCAAACTTTACGGGAGACCAGCTGACACAAGCCAACAGAACGCCAGCGCCCGTCAGTGTGTCCCACCGtcttccagtctctgcttccAAATCCCCCAGCACCTTGAGCAACACCCCGGGGACACAGCAGCAGTTCTTCTGTCAG GCTCAGAAGAAGTGTTTGAACCAGACCTCCCCCATTCCCACATCCAAGACCACAGACGGCTTGAGGCCATCACAGATCCCTGGGCTCTTGAGCACCGCACTGCCAG GACAGGATTCTGGAAGCAAAATTATGCCAGCGACCTTGGGGGCCACACAGGCACAACCAGAAAGCTCAGTTGGATCATCCCCGAGCCAGACAGCTGTGCAG GTGGATAGTCATCCAGGACAGAAAAGGCCTGCTGCCAAACAGCTGACTAAAGGAGCTTT CATCCTCCAGCAGTTACAGAGGGACCAAGCCCATGCTGTGACACCCGACAAAAGCCAGTTCCGGTCACTAAATGACACGGTGCAGAGACTGCTCTCCTACCACGTGTGCCAGGGCTCCATGCCCACGGAGGAAGACCTGAGGCAAG tggaCAATGAATTTGAAGAGGTCGCCACTCAGCTCCTCAAAAGGACCCAAGCTATGCTGAACAAATACAGATTCCTGCTCCTAGAAGACGCCATG AGGATCAACCCCTCTGCAGAGATGGTGATGATTGACAGGATGTTCAACCAGGAGGAAAGAGCTTCCCTGTCGAGGGACAAGCGTCTGGCGCTCGTAGATCCTG AGGGTTTTCAGGCCGATTTCTGTTGTTCCTTCAAACTTGACGAAGCTGTACCTGAGACCCCGCTTGACAGGAGTGACCAGCATCGCAGCAAAACCAGCTCGCTCCATCAGGTGCCCAGGGCCCAAAGCAGAGACCGagccaagccaggcatggcagaagCAACGAATCATGACCAGTTTCATCTAGTGCCTAACCACATCGTGGTCTCTGCAGAGGGAAACATTTCTAAAAAGTCAGAAGGCCACAGTAGAACACTGAAATTTGACAGAGGGGTCTTAGGCCAATACCGGGGTCCGCCTGAGGACAAGGGCGGCCGGAGGGACCCTGCCAAGGTCAGCAGGTGCTCTCCGGGCCCCGAGGGCCACCGCAAAAGCTTGCCCAGGCCAGATCACGGCTCTGAGAGCAAGCTCCCCGGCGTCCTGGCCAGCTCGCACATGGAGATGCCCTGTCTCGACTCCTTCCAGGACAAAGCGCTGAGGAATTCCCCAAAGAATGAGGTTTTACACACAGACATCATGAAAGGGTCGGGTGAGCCCCAGCCAGATCTCCAGCTCACCAAGAGCCTAGAGAAAACCTTTAAGAACATCCTGGAACTCAAGAACTCGGGGCGGCCGCCAAGCGACCCTACGGCCAGCGGTGCGGCGGACCTGGACTTCCCCAGCTTTTCTCCAATGGCTTCGCAGGAAAACTGCCTAGAAAAATTCATCCCGGACCACAGTGAAGGCGTTGTAGAAACGGACTCCATTTTAGAAGCAGCTGTAAATAGTATTCTAGAGTGTTAA